The following are encoded in a window of Phaseolus vulgaris cultivar G19833 chromosome 3, P. vulgaris v2.0, whole genome shotgun sequence genomic DNA:
- the LOC137808064 gene encoding uncharacterized protein, whose translation MTIIGCDSNGSMDDTKFSKPMPWIGIYIAAASLACLVAMAADLIHGIRGRKFWFPCKFFCLNATSLAIIAVAVKLSVDLNTPMPHRQDQLSKLSSSAMICTIMANSMPTLGITENKDTMMNLVAMAILVVTMIVNICIQFVTGVIYMFWVEHAVIMLLMVILLMTMTSSAVSIPKIKHYFELKLKMNKEALKECSKVFAVDERNQIVNELRDQLMKIWMMTHTSSPQFVLGRSVSCTASGAFCLLSTMALVEALLRSYLMPWSFDFCSGDCDYKWSTILILIVQVAAVVVGTIAPAFRWFIAISYKCPNVRNMTCKRRLHVEGYWTTKLISIKESPLGFRIHNRQNRKLAHDAKTLVLSFCIKLQVGIVLMSKATQYVSISFMCLILTCCDHCKKLQSKFMSTVSSVSSGTGSKSAPKLDLRRFVLYLEGEEELVEVMLKQNRDATIHWVKVGEKKEPKLLIELLEKKCSLLQGFKGVRTFDSEQVRSLHCGEAAYSWSLPLVTLGSIAVALPHISRDSVKKLISTVNEALPFVKFIENNLDKERELYKLRSAAEIVWLGVDLYNKWLDVDLRELSLQDKSPKETLEQLADAAKTRYEKFKGKYRHVCIKTSPSLWPNKVSASHTMYRICKTALLNQELLRDNRSERLFEALTAMISDIVGACLTNLPFVISDKCLNSTIEEREDTVRNAVYIFGKTKKIIEMIEKRAFPRVNFCRGTYIEDWRLMHKQNSFFHTVPSSPEIDTPTDSSTSSDVCLNID comes from the coding sequence ATGACAATAATCGGCTGTGACAGCAATGGATCCATGGATGACACCAAGTTCAGCAAACCGATGCCATGGATTGGCATATACATAGCAGCAGCATCTCTTGCCTGTCTCGTAGCAATGGCTGCAGATCTCATACACGGAATTCGAGGCCGCAAATTTTGGTTTCCTTGCAAATTCTTCTGTTTAAACGCCACTTCCTTGGCCATAATAGCTGTAGCAGTGAAGTTATCAGTGGATCTCAACACCCCTATGCCACACCGCCAGGATCAGCTATCAAAACTCAGCAGCAGCGCCATGATCTGCACAATAATGGCCAATTCCATGCCGACTCTTGGGATCACCGAGAACAAAGACACCATGATGAACCTCGTGGCCATGGCCATCCTTGTGGTTACCATGATTGTGAACATCTGCATCCAGTTTGTGACCGGTGTCATCTATATGTTCTGGGTGGAACATGCTGTCATCATGCTCCTCATGGTAATTTTGTTGATGACCATGACCTCGTCAGCCGTAAGTATTCCAAAGATTAAGCACTATTTCGAGCTGAAACTTAAGATGAACAAAGAGGCACTTAAGGAGTGCTCAAAAGTGTTTGCTGTGGACGAGAGGAATCAAATCGTCAACGAACTCAGAGATCAACTGATGAAAATTTGGATGATGACCCACACAAGCAGCCCTCAATTTGTTCTTGGAAGGTCAGTGTCTTGTACTGCTTCTGGTGCCTTTTGTCTTCTAAGTACCATGGCATTAGTAGAGGCCCTGCTTCGATCTTACTTGATGCCGTGGTCGTTTGATTTTTGCTCTGGTGACTGTGATTACAAGTGGTCCACCATCTTAATTCTCATAGTTCAGGTTGCTGCAGTGGTGGTGGGTACTATTGCTCCTGCTTTTAGATGGTTCATTGCCATATCCTATAAGTGCCCAAATGTGAGGAATATGACCTGCAAGAGAAGGTTACATGTTGAAGGGTACTGGACTACCAAGCTAATCTCAATTAAAGAAAGCCCTCTAGGCTTTCGAATTCATAACAGGCAGAACAGAAAGCTGGCTCATGATGCAAAAACTCTTGTACTGTCTTTCTGTATCAAACTTCAGGTGGGGATTGTGCTAATGAGTAAAGCCACCCAGTACGTTTCAATATccttcatgtgcttgatcttgACATGTTGTGATCATTGCAAGAAATTGCAATCCAAATTTATGTCTACTGTCTCGAGCGTTAGCTCGGGAACAGGATCAAAGTCTGCTCCGAAGCTGGATCTTAGACGTTTTGTTTTGTATCTTGAAGGTGAGGAAGAGTTAGTTGAGGTGATGCTGAAACAGAATCGTGATGCCACTATTCATTGGGTTAAAGTAGGAGAAAAAAAGGAGCCAAAACTTCTCATTGAGTTATTGGAGAAGAAATGTTCTTTGTTGCAAGGATTCAAGGGAGTGAGAACATTTGATAGTGAACAAGTTCGTTCTTTGCACTGTGGAGAAGCAGCATATAGTTGGTCACTTCCTCTGGTGACACTAGGTAGCATTGCAGTGGCCCTGCCACACATCAGCAGGGATTCAGTCAAAAAATTGATAAGCACAGTAAATGAAGCACTCCCCTTTGTCAAGTTCATAGAAAATAACCTGGACAAAGAAAGAGAATTGTATAAACTCAGATCGGCAGCAGAAATTGTTTGGCTTGGAGTTGATCTATATAATAAGTGGCTAGATGTGGATCTTCGTGAGCTCTCACTTCAAGATAAGAGCCCCAAAGAGACACTTGAGCAGCTAGCCGATGCTGCAAAAACCAGGTATGAGAAATTTAAAGGCAAATATAGGCACGTATGCATTAAGACGAGTCCTTCACTATGGCCCAACAAAGTATCTGCATCTCACACTATGTACAGAATATGCAAAACTGCTCTCTTAAATCAAGAACTATTAAGAGACAATAGGAGTGAGAGGCTCTTTGAAGCACTTACAGCGATGATTTCTGATATAGTGGGTGCATGTCTCACCAACTTACCCTTTGTTATATCCGACAAGTGTTTGAATAGCACCATTGAAGAGAGAGAGGATACTGTAAGAAATGCAGTTTACATTTTTGGCAAGACCAAGAAGATTATAGAAATGATAGAAAAGAGAGCATTTCCCCGCGTCAATTTCTGCCGAGGAACCTACATTGAAGATTGGCGTTTAATGCATAAGCAAAACAGTTTTTTTCACACTGTTCCATCTTCACCGGAGATTGACACTCCTACAGATTCTTCCACTTCAAGTGATGTTTGCCTAAATATTGACTAA
- the LOC137808065 gene encoding uncharacterized protein gives MGGHGGLNILPQKRWNVYNYENREKVRRDEEQAAREEQLKRDQARKRDAEFRLERLRTARGLEPKLPPTEPEPEPKLEPEPSSDAGHINLFEGIKIFDPIQEPQNEGPPAKKKKREEGGPKPAVVVGPEDEKYRLGYGLAGKGVKLPWYLRKPNDDDAVKDESGDGDRRENKGEKKRKTMEELREERMKRERREKDRERALRHEKMQSHRDVFGSRRRVSR, from the coding sequence ATGGGAGGTCACGGAGGTCTAAATATTCTCCCTCAGAAGCGTTGGAACGTTTACAATTACGAGAACAGAGAGAAGGTTCGCCGCGACGAGGAACAAGCCGCCAGGGAGGAACAGCTCAAGCGCGACCAGGCTCGGAAGCGCGACGCCGAGTTCCGTCTCGAGCGTCTCCGCACCGCTCGAGGTTTGGAACCGAAGCTTCCCCCTACCGAACCCGAACCCGAACCCAAACTCGAGCCCGAGCCTTCTTCCGACGCTGGCCACATCAACCTCTTCGAAGGGATCAAGATTTTTGACCCAATTCAGGAGCCTCAGAATGAGGGTCCCCCtgccaagaagaagaaaagggagGAGGGAGGGCCCAAGCCCGCCGTTGTTGTGGGCCCGGAGGATGAGAAGTATAGGCTTGGTTACGGGCTTGCAGGAAAGGGGGTTAAGTTGCCGTGGTATCTTCGGAAACCTAATGATGATGATGCTGTGAAGGATGAAAGTGGTGACGGCGATAGGAGAGAGAATAAGGGtgagaagaagaggaagacgatggaggaatTGAGGGAGGAGAGAATGAAAAGGGAGAGAAGAGAGAAGGACCGGGAGAGGGCTTTGAGACACGAGAAGATGCAGAGTCACAGAGATGTTTTTGGCAGTAGGAGGAGGGTCTCCAGATGA